From Rudanella lutea DSM 19387, a single genomic window includes:
- a CDS encoding DNA methyltransferase, translating into MTTNYDKLITVLKEVFMLDKAELDFGIYRIMNQKRADITQFLQQDLVPQVKTILAQNGSGDRKALEKGLDDAVKQAQALGIEPDAVPKVKELRAQLADIPDLTALENDVFSGLAQFFKRYFDNGDFISMRRYKRDVYAIPYEGEEVKLHWANADQYYIKTAEYLKHYRFRLDDTHHVSFDLLEASTEQNNNKAQGDKERRFALCHDRPLEVIGDTLHIYFTYEPTDKKRKQDELLTEATDQLKPLIPADFLALLALSPTEKNKNRTLLEKHLRDYTARNTFDYFIHKDLGGFLRRELDFYIKNEVLFLDDLDTVDDRQVLAQLAKVRALRQIGEKVIQFLAQLEDFQKRLWLKKKLVVDSQYCITLDRVPESFYDEIAQNEAQADEWVRLFAIDELPPDVVVGVGYSRPLTIDFLKQHQYLVLDTGFFTEEFKSKLIVEITDFEKHIDGLIINSENFQALRFLQERYYEQIRCVYVDPPYNAAASEIMYKNEFKHSSWLSMIVDRVEQSKHLMSEQAIFCITIDDYEYHRLQYMLGEVFGEENYLATALIRNNPSGRSTVKGFAVNHEYAAFFAKSGE; encoded by the coding sequence ATGACGACCAATTACGATAAACTAATTACTGTTCTGAAGGAAGTATTCATGCTCGATAAGGCTGAACTCGACTTTGGCATCTATCGGATCATGAACCAGAAACGCGCCGATATTACGCAGTTTCTTCAACAGGACTTAGTACCCCAGGTAAAAACGATTCTGGCCCAAAACGGCTCCGGCGACCGCAAGGCCCTCGAAAAAGGGCTTGACGATGCCGTAAAGCAGGCTCAGGCCCTTGGCATAGAGCCGGACGCGGTGCCGAAAGTGAAGGAACTACGGGCGCAACTGGCCGATATTCCCGACCTGACGGCGCTGGAAAACGACGTGTTTTCGGGACTGGCCCAATTCTTCAAACGGTACTTCGACAACGGCGATTTCATTTCCATGCGCCGGTACAAGCGCGATGTGTACGCCATTCCCTACGAGGGCGAGGAAGTGAAGCTGCATTGGGCCAACGCCGATCAGTACTACATCAAAACCGCCGAGTACCTGAAACACTACCGGTTCCGGCTCGACGACACCCACCACGTATCGTTCGACCTGCTGGAGGCCAGTACCGAGCAGAACAACAACAAGGCTCAGGGCGACAAAGAACGCCGGTTTGCCCTCTGCCACGACCGGCCACTCGAAGTAATCGGCGATACGCTGCACATCTATTTTACCTACGAACCGACCGACAAGAAACGCAAACAGGACGAGCTGCTGACCGAAGCCACCGACCAACTGAAGCCCCTGATCCCGGCCGATTTTCTGGCCCTATTGGCCCTTAGCCCTACCGAAAAGAACAAGAACCGGACCCTGCTGGAAAAGCACCTGCGCGACTACACGGCCCGCAATACCTTCGACTACTTCATCCACAAAGACCTCGGCGGGTTTCTGCGCCGGGAACTGGACTTTTACATCAAAAACGAGGTGTTGTTTCTGGACGACCTCGACACCGTGGACGACCGGCAGGTGTTAGCGCAGTTAGCCAAGGTGCGGGCCTTGCGGCAGATTGGCGAGAAGGTAATTCAGTTTCTGGCCCAGTTAGAAGACTTTCAGAAGCGGCTGTGGCTGAAAAAGAAGCTGGTAGTAGACAGTCAATACTGCATCACGCTCGACCGAGTACCTGAATCGTTCTATGACGAAATAGCGCAGAACGAAGCGCAGGCCGACGAGTGGGTACGTTTGTTTGCCATTGATGAACTACCTCCAGATGTTGTGGTTGGTGTGGGTTACAGTCGTCCTCTAACTATAGACTTTCTAAAACAGCATCAATACCTTGTACTTGATACGGGCTTCTTTACGGAGGAGTTCAAGTCAAAACTCATTGTAGAAATAACCGATTTTGAAAAACATATAGATGGGTTGATTATAAATTCTGAAAACTTTCAAGCATTACGTTTCCTACAGGAGCGCTATTACGAACAGATAAGATGCGTATATGTTGACCCACCATATAATGCTGCAGCGAGCGAAATAATGTACAAAAACGAGTTTAAACATTCGTCGTGGTTGTCAATGATTGTCGACAGAGTGGAACAGTCTAAGCACTTGATGAGTGAGCAAGCAATTTTTTGTATAACAATTGATGATTACGAGTATCATCGGCTTCAGTACATGTTGGGAGAAGTGTTTGGGGAAGAAAATTACTTGGCAACTGCTCTCATTAGAAATAATCCTTCGGGGCGCTCCACTGTAAAGGGGTTTGCTGTGAATCATGAGTATGCAGCTTTTTTCGCAAAATCAGGGGAGTGA
- a CDS encoding DUF5712 family protein, whose translation MIVRILPASKGGIYSNVGSSGFLVTYLEHEARETGQTDRAIFFDQGREGIGREEVQQRIDENVVGLQKGKPHFHSLVIAPSQDELRHLNDDPNKLIEYTRQVMENYAVNFGGKRHKPLTSDNLVWYATIHRSRHYSGLDDAVQTGEAQPRQRKEGEQTHVHVIVSARDRSMSRSLHPDAGSSRFNYKTWLAKNQHDFERTYDYKTKISEQQHWERLDKQIARIDRAGLSLDRERIQLVGQHHAYSADFWKGMGQVEREVRQGKVFTANQAYERLQETVEPKQKINKSRVGGEQELRTYEAPGQGRPNRIDESTRPVLPAGNIPAIEKAEEVDKNVTRPEVRTTHDKAVSKASRNDKPSRVDLSPLLKALRFESVPETGDQARNQEDDYRRRIKRRR comes from the coding sequence ATGATTGTTCGTATTCTACCCGCCAGTAAGGGTGGTATCTATTCCAACGTGGGTTCGTCGGGCTTTCTGGTTACGTACCTCGAACATGAAGCTCGTGAAACCGGGCAAACTGATCGGGCTATTTTCTTCGACCAAGGTCGGGAAGGTATCGGCCGAGAAGAGGTGCAGCAACGTATTGACGAAAACGTCGTTGGGTTGCAGAAAGGCAAACCACACTTTCACTCGCTTGTCATCGCGCCAAGTCAAGATGAGTTACGACATTTGAACGATGACCCGAACAAACTAATCGAGTACACGCGGCAAGTGATGGAAAACTATGCCGTCAACTTTGGCGGAAAACGACACAAGCCATTGACGAGTGACAACTTGGTATGGTACGCAACCATTCACAGGAGCCGCCACTATTCCGGCCTCGACGATGCGGTACAGACGGGAGAGGCACAACCCCGACAGCGAAAGGAGGGCGAACAAACTCACGTGCATGTTATCGTGTCGGCGCGTGACCGCAGTATGAGCCGGTCGTTGCACCCCGACGCAGGAAGCAGCCGCTTCAATTACAAGACCTGGCTTGCCAAAAACCAACATGATTTTGAGCGGACGTATGATTACAAAACTAAAATCAGCGAACAGCAGCACTGGGAACGGCTCGATAAGCAAATCGCCCGAATTGACCGGGCAGGGCTTTCCCTCGACCGGGAACGGATACAACTCGTAGGTCAGCACCATGCCTACTCAGCCGATTTCTGGAAGGGCATGGGGCAGGTAGAACGGGAAGTCAGACAGGGGAAGGTATTCACAGCCAATCAAGCCTACGAGCGATTACAGGAGACCGTTGAACCGAAGCAAAAGATAAACAAGAGCAGGGTAGGAGGGGAGCAGGAACTACGTACCTACGAAGCACCCGGTCAAGGACGACCAAATCGAATTGACGAATCCACCCGCCCGGTACTACCAGCAGGAAACATACCTGCTATAGAAAAGGCAGAGGAAGTTGATAAGAATGTTACCCGACCCGAAGTCAGGACAACGCACGATAAAGCTGTGAGCAAGGCAAGCAGAAATGACAAACCGAGCCGGGTTGACTTAAGCCCGTTGCTGAAAGCACTTCGGTTTGAAAGTGTACCAGAAACCGGCGATCAGGCCCGTAACCAGGAAGATGATTACCGGCGACGCATAAAACGCCGACGTTAG
- a CDS encoding TetR/AcrR family transcriptional regulator has translation MAKPDVKEPNLRTVILEQATKLFKLFGYNKLVMDDIARAVGKSRSTLYLYFKDKEEIFSTIAEGEIKLYLHELISDLPNHPTAADQLRAYFRIKFDFRHAKATEFLTMTREGYPELLAKMRLHTDPPEIAHLTGIIRFGVANGEFEPLTDMQIELMANMMVSALHGIANDLTAQPETSDVVSVHSLLQLLFVSGLEKRT, from the coding sequence ATGGCTAAACCTGATGTGAAAGAACCCAACCTGCGCACGGTCATTTTGGAGCAGGCGACCAAACTGTTCAAGCTGTTTGGATATAACAAACTGGTGATGGACGATATCGCCCGGGCGGTGGGCAAGAGTCGCAGCACACTATACTTGTATTTCAAGGACAAAGAGGAAATCTTTTCCACCATCGCCGAGGGAGAAATCAAGCTATACCTGCACGAACTGATCAGCGATTTGCCCAATCACCCGACAGCCGCCGACCAGCTACGGGCATATTTTCGTATAAAGTTTGATTTCCGTCACGCTAAGGCTACCGAATTTTTGACCATGACGCGGGAGGGCTATCCTGAACTGCTGGCCAAGATGCGCCTGCACACTGACCCACCAGAAATTGCCCACTTAACTGGCATTATCCGCTTCGGCGTAGCCAACGGCGAATTCGAGCCTTTGACTGATATGCAGATTGAGCTGATGGCCAATATGATGGTCAGTGCGCTGCATGGAATTGCAAACGACCTAACAGCACAGCCCGAAACCTCCGATGTAGTTTCAGTGCATTCGTTACTACAACTACTATTTGTCAGCGGTCTGGAAAAAAGGACTTAG
- a CDS encoding ArdC family protein produces the protein MCAKADAKFDVYEFINEQIITQLEKGVLPWRKPWKVAIVEGMEYSVPHNYATKRPYTGVNAFLLALTPYRTPMFLTFNQVKEKGGMVKQGAASLPIVFWKPIKPGRRSVKNDKSKDRSDVREDKLVLRYYRVFNIEDTTLPVEIREPKTQPEPVVIEACQRIVDQMPNRPRLVYNDPSRCYYRPALDVVNMAPAQNFKKAEDYYSVLFHELVHATGHSSRLNRAELREMAPFGSQTYSKEELTAELGAAYLCGVTGISSVTLDNSTAYINGWLNKLRGDKRFFFEAAQKAQKAANYIQNLTPTYEAESQPA, from the coding sequence ATGTGTGCAAAAGCCGATGCTAAATTTGATGTGTACGAGTTTATCAACGAGCAGATTATTACACAACTCGAAAAGGGCGTCTTGCCCTGGCGCAAGCCGTGGAAAGTAGCCATTGTAGAAGGCATGGAATACAGCGTACCCCACAACTATGCAACCAAGCGGCCTTATACAGGAGTTAACGCCTTTTTGCTCGCTCTTACGCCTTACAGAACCCCTATGTTTTTAACATTCAATCAGGTTAAGGAGAAGGGCGGTATGGTGAAGCAGGGAGCAGCCAGTTTACCTATCGTATTTTGGAAGCCCATTAAGCCGGGCCGCCGGTCGGTGAAGAATGATAAGAGTAAGGACCGCTCAGACGTTCGGGAGGATAAATTAGTGCTACGCTATTACCGGGTGTTCAATATCGAAGACACTACCTTACCGGTCGAAATCAGAGAGCCGAAGACCCAACCGGAGCCGGTCGTTATTGAAGCATGTCAGCGCATCGTCGATCAGATGCCCAACCGACCCCGGCTTGTTTACAATGACCCTTCACGTTGCTACTACAGGCCGGCATTGGACGTAGTCAATATGGCACCGGCTCAGAACTTCAAGAAGGCCGAAGATTATTACAGCGTCCTGTTTCATGAACTCGTACATGCTACCGGGCATAGTAGCCGATTGAACCGTGCCGAACTTCGCGAAATGGCTCCTTTTGGCTCGCAGACGTACAGCAAGGAGGAACTAACCGCCGAATTAGGAGCCGCTTATTTATGCGGTGTAACCGGTATTAGTTCCGTAACACTTGATAATAGTACGGCCTACATTAACGGTTGGCTGAATAAGCTACGTGGAGATAAACGGTTCTTCTTCGAGGCTGCTCAAAAGGCGCAAAAGGCAGCAAATTACATTCAGAATCTAACCCCAACCTACGAAGCGGAGAGCCAACCCGCTTAG
- a CDS encoding deoxyribodipyrimidine photo-lyase produces the protein MNKPSGINVLWFKRDLRLRDHEPLKAAIEAGQQSGRPLLLLYCFEPSVMADPNYAMRHWRFVYESLTDLNGQLMDLPITYTAPVYLFQREVIDVLTALHRQFTIHTLYSHQETGLRITYDRDKIVARFCQQHRLDWREYESNAVRRGLKTGVGVQANWDRTMQQCQQQPDLTRWQPVRLLANWYEVERGPALPDDWQQTDPQFQPGGERNAHRYMTSFFAQRIAQYENSISKPLESRRGGSRLSPYLAWGCLSARQVYEVLLTNSRKTALVNYVFSFGFLKGRKPLTPRSGFVLKEYFPNRLIWANGAGEINSKSFSSIGYPSWCNSLIISCI, from the coding sequence ATGAATAAGCCCTCCGGTATCAATGTCCTCTGGTTCAAGCGTGACCTACGTTTACGTGACCACGAGCCGCTGAAAGCTGCCATCGAAGCCGGTCAGCAATCGGGCCGACCGCTATTGCTGTTATACTGTTTCGAGCCGTCGGTCATGGCAGACCCAAATTACGCCATGCGGCACTGGCGGTTTGTCTATGAATCGCTGACAGATCTAAACGGGCAATTGATGGACCTGCCCATAACCTATACTGCTCCCGTTTATCTGTTTCAGCGAGAGGTGATCGACGTGCTGACCGCCTTACATCGTCAGTTTACCATTCATACCCTGTATTCTCACCAGGAAACCGGCCTGCGGATCACCTATGACCGCGATAAGATAGTAGCTCGTTTCTGCCAGCAGCATAGGTTAGACTGGCGGGAGTATGAGAGCAATGCGGTCCGGCGGGGGCTAAAAACCGGTGTAGGCGTTCAGGCAAATTGGGACCGAACCATGCAGCAGTGCCAGCAACAGCCTGACCTTACTCGCTGGCAACCGGTTCGGCTACTCGCCAATTGGTACGAAGTCGAGCGGGGGCCTGCCCTGCCTGATGACTGGCAGCAGACCGACCCCCAGTTTCAGCCTGGCGGAGAACGTAACGCCCACCGTTATATGACCAGTTTCTTTGCCCAACGGATTGCTCAGTACGAAAACTCCATTTCCAAACCGCTGGAGAGTCGGCGGGGTGGGAGCCGCCTGTCGCCTTATCTGGCCTGGGGCTGTCTAAGCGCAAGACAGGTATATGAGGTTCTTCTTACAAATAGCCGGAAAACGGCGTTAGTAAACTATGTATTTAGTTTTGGCTTTCTCAAAGGCCGTAAGCCATTGACTCCAAGATCCGGGTTTGTGTTGAAGGAGTATTTTCCCAACCGGTTGATATGGGCAAATGGAGCAGGAGAGATAAATTCAAAGTCATTTTCATCTATCGGATATCCTTCCTGGTGTAATTCTTTGATAATTTCTTGTATATAA
- a CDS encoding endonuclease III domain-containing protein, which produces MKSDQLTEAYQILSHTYTTFDQTDDEWMTNGLSDTPFRSLVSVALSTMTTSKRTIKAALALYETVHTFEQLRDMDEQELVHRIQSVAHYNRKAKNLKTMAAQIIDQYHGQIPQTKEELLTLSGIGRKCADIMLNFVFEQPAIAVDTHVFRVVNRLGMVKATTANATADQLNQITPAEFKRHAHEWLIQHGMKVCVARKPHCEECPLTHLCEYYQEHVLKGLTQAA; this is translated from the coding sequence ATGAAATCCGATCAACTTACAGAAGCTTACCAAATTCTGAGCCATACTTACACAACCTTCGATCAAACCGACGATGAGTGGATGACTAATGGACTCTCAGACACACCTTTCCGGAGTTTAGTATCGGTGGCATTATCGACTATGACGACCTCGAAACGGACTATTAAAGCGGCTTTAGCACTTTATGAGACGGTACATACGTTCGAGCAGCTACGCGATATGGATGAGCAGGAACTGGTTCACCGCATCCAGTCGGTGGCTCACTACAACCGGAAAGCGAAAAATCTGAAAACGATGGCTGCTCAAATCATCGACCAGTACCACGGACAGATTCCTCAAACGAAGGAGGAGTTGCTGACCTTGAGCGGCATTGGTCGTAAGTGCGCTGACATCATGCTGAATTTTGTGTTTGAGCAGCCAGCCATCGCCGTCGATACGCACGTATTTCGGGTTGTCAATCGGCTGGGCATGGTAAAGGCCACCACTGCCAACGCCACAGCCGATCAACTCAACCAGATTACGCCCGCTGAGTTCAAACGCCACGCCCACGAATGGCTGATTCAACACGGCATGAAAGTATGCGTAGCCCGCAAGCCCCACTGCGAGGAATGCCCACTAACCCATCTGTGCGAATACTACCAAGAACATGTTTTGAAAGGACTGACACAGGCGGCCTGA
- a CDS encoding SNF2-related protein, whose amino-acid sequence MSITPHLARYLAFDLTKHNSSDEIDKLAATLADARVDLNPHQVEAALFAFRSPLSKGAILADEVGLGKTIEAGLVIAQKWAERKRRVIIVVPANLRKQWSQELMDKFYLPSIILETKSFNEAVKARRFNPFDQDTIVICSYQFARSKSAYLESIRWDLAVIDEAHRLRNVYKSGNKIGKAIKEALNDVPKVLLTATPLQNSLMELFGLVSIIDDYTFGDVKSFREQYGKVRDDTDPAVFDELKERLQPICKRTLRRQVLEYINYTERRALVEEFYPTEAEQKLYDAVTDYLQRPTLYALPPSQRQLMTLILRKLLASSSFAISGTLGGLANRLEQRLKADAELPESAVAEDYEAYHETKDEWDDEEPDPQEPLTPAQREEVQAELTALRAFETLAKSIEANSKGEKLILALEKGFEEATRRETNGMTAPRKAIIFTESTRTQLYLKTLLESRGYAGTPDAPAVILFNGSNADAQSQRIYRNWLKRHEGTDRFTGSKTADMRAALVDCFREQATVMIATEAAAEGINLQFCSLVVNYDMPWNPQRIEQRIGRCHRYGQKHDVVVVNFLNKANAADVRIYELLDQKFKLFNGVFGASDEVLGSIESGIDFEKRIAQIYQECRTPEQIQTSFDALQRELDDQIRTELQQTKHKLLENFDQEVTEKLRMSLLDSKARLNRYEKNLYELTRYVLRDYADFDPDTCSFTLRRRPVGHTDERLGGTPLGGTPLGRYQLGKNVTDAHVYRTGHPLTQWVLQQGRQTHAPTQHLTFNYSQTSVKISALEPLLGQSGWLAATVLTFDSFETQENILLTAFAEEAQVLDADLCARLLTLPATALPTVVPNEAAETLADLETSSQREWVERCEAKNAGWLLQETQKLNKWADDRIRSAEQDIRDVKARIGDLNRLSRKTTNPAEQLAIQKELNQLTGTQKKLRQQIFSVEDEIEQQRDALISQIEYRMKNQLTSTRLFTVRWTLC is encoded by the coding sequence ATGTCCATTACACCACACTTAGCCCGTTATTTAGCGTTCGACCTTACCAAGCATAATTCATCTGATGAGATCGACAAACTGGCGGCAACCCTAGCCGATGCCCGGGTCGATCTGAATCCACATCAGGTTGAAGCCGCACTTTTTGCCTTTCGGTCCCCGCTGTCAAAAGGGGCGATTCTGGCCGACGAGGTAGGACTGGGTAAAACCATCGAAGCGGGTTTGGTGATTGCTCAGAAATGGGCCGAACGCAAACGCCGGGTCATCATTGTTGTGCCGGCGAATCTGCGTAAGCAATGGAGTCAGGAGCTGATGGACAAGTTTTACCTGCCTTCCATTATCCTGGAAACAAAGTCATTTAATGAAGCAGTCAAGGCCAGACGCTTTAACCCCTTCGATCAGGATACCATCGTTATTTGCTCTTACCAGTTTGCCCGTAGTAAGTCCGCTTATCTGGAAAGCATCCGGTGGGATTTGGCCGTCATCGATGAGGCCCACCGATTGCGGAATGTCTATAAGTCGGGAAACAAAATTGGCAAGGCAATAAAAGAAGCACTGAACGACGTTCCGAAGGTACTGCTCACGGCTACGCCACTGCAAAACTCGCTGATGGAATTGTTTGGGTTGGTGAGCATCATCGACGACTACACCTTCGGCGATGTGAAAAGTTTTCGGGAACAGTACGGAAAGGTTCGTGACGACACCGACCCGGCCGTGTTTGACGAACTGAAAGAACGACTGCAACCCATTTGCAAACGTACCCTGCGTCGGCAGGTGCTGGAATACATCAACTACACCGAGCGCCGGGCCTTAGTTGAAGAGTTTTACCCAACCGAGGCCGAACAAAAACTGTACGACGCCGTAACGGATTACCTGCAACGGCCAACGCTATACGCCCTGCCACCGAGTCAGCGGCAACTGATGACCTTGATCCTGCGCAAGCTGCTGGCGTCTTCGAGCTTTGCCATTTCGGGTACGCTCGGCGGCCTGGCCAATCGGCTGGAGCAGCGCCTGAAAGCCGATGCCGAACTGCCTGAATCGGCGGTGGCCGAAGACTATGAAGCCTACCACGAAACCAAAGATGAGTGGGACGACGAAGAACCAGACCCGCAGGAACCCCTGACGCCAGCGCAACGCGAAGAAGTACAGGCCGAACTGACCGCGCTACGAGCGTTTGAAACCTTGGCGAAGTCCATCGAAGCTAACTCGAAAGGGGAGAAGCTGATACTCGCGCTCGAAAAAGGGTTTGAGGAAGCCACCCGACGGGAGACCAACGGCATGACAGCACCGCGTAAAGCCATCATCTTCACCGAGAGCACCCGCACGCAGCTTTACCTGAAAACCCTGCTCGAAAGCCGGGGCTACGCCGGCACGCCCGACGCACCCGCCGTCATCCTGTTTAACGGCTCCAATGCCGATGCCCAGTCACAGCGGATTTACCGAAACTGGCTGAAGCGACACGAAGGAACGGACCGGTTTACTGGCTCAAAAACGGCCGACATGCGGGCCGCGCTCGTGGACTGCTTCAGAGAACAAGCTACAGTCATGATTGCGACCGAAGCCGCGGCCGAGGGCATTAACCTACAGTTCTGTTCATTAGTCGTCAATTACGATATGCCCTGGAACCCACAGCGTATTGAGCAACGAATTGGCCGCTGCCACCGCTACGGACAGAAGCATGATGTGGTCGTCGTTAACTTCCTTAACAAAGCCAACGCGGCCGACGTAAGGATCTACGAACTGCTGGATCAGAAGTTCAAGCTGTTCAATGGGGTGTTTGGCGCATCAGACGAGGTGCTGGGCAGTATTGAGAGCGGCATCGATTTTGAGAAACGGATTGCGCAGATCTACCAGGAGTGCCGAACGCCCGAACAGATTCAGACATCGTTCGATGCCCTTCAGCGGGAACTGGACGATCAGATCAGAACCGAACTGCAACAGACCAAACACAAACTGCTGGAAAACTTTGATCAGGAAGTGACCGAGAAGCTACGCATGAGCCTGCTCGACAGTAAAGCCCGGCTGAATCGCTACGAGAAGAACCTGTATGAGCTGACCCGTTACGTACTGCGCGATTATGCCGACTTTGACCCCGATACCTGTTCGTTTACCTTACGGCGTCGGCCTGTTGGCCATACCGACGAACGGCTGGGCGGCACCCCGTTGGGCGGCACCCCGCTGGGCCGCTACCAGCTTGGTAAAAACGTGACCGACGCGCACGTGTACCGAACAGGCCATCCGCTAACGCAATGGGTCTTGCAGCAGGGCCGACAAACCCATGCGCCTACGCAGCACCTGACCTTCAACTATTCGCAAACGTCTGTCAAGATTAGTGCGCTTGAACCGCTACTGGGACAATCGGGCTGGCTGGCGGCTACCGTGCTTACATTCGACTCGTTCGAGACGCAGGAAAACATCTTGCTGACGGCCTTTGCCGAAGAGGCTCAGGTGCTCGATGCCGACCTGTGCGCCCGGCTGCTGACCTTGCCAGCCACGGCCCTACCCACCGTGGTGCCCAACGAAGCGGCTGAAACACTGGCCGATCTGGAAACGAGCAGCCAACGGGAGTGGGTCGAGCGGTGCGAAGCCAAAAACGCGGGCTGGCTGCTACAGGAAACGCAGAAACTGAACAAATGGGCTGACGACCGCATCCGCTCCGCCGAGCAGGATATCCGCGACGTGAAAGCCCGGATTGGGGACCTGAACCGCCTGAGCCGCAAAACCACCAACCCAGCCGAGCAACTGGCCATCCAGAAAGAACTAAACCAACTGACAGGCACCCAGAAGAAATTGCGGCAGCAGATTTTTAGCGTTGAAGACGAGATTGAGCAGCAGCGCGACGCCCTGATTAGCCAGATCGAATACCGGATGAAAAATCAGCTTACCAGCACCCGACTCTTTACGGTCCGCTGGACGCTTTGTTAA